The sequence below is a genomic window from Coffea arabica cultivar ET-39 chromosome 8e, Coffea Arabica ET-39 HiFi, whole genome shotgun sequence.
TCCGGGCAAAAATCAGTCGGAAAAGTGAAAAGGGACTCAAATTGATCCTTTTTTATTTGATAAGGACTAAAATTGATCATTTTCGATCTGAGGGACGAAATTTTCACATTTGTAATATGTGAGGGACTATTTGTGCAGTTCTCCCATAAAAGTTTGTCCTAACAAATTAGTAAACTTTACAGGACAGGGATCTCAACCAGAATGGAACGAGACTTTCCAATTTACCATTTCTGACAGTGTCCCGGAATTGGTAATCAAGATACTGGATAGTGATGCTGGTTCGGGGGATGATTTTGTGGGAGAGGCAAAGTATGTAGTagcttccttttccttttgtcaATTTTATCAATCCCTCAGATCTAAACAAGATGATATGTTTTTTGGCGTTTGCGGTTGGTCTTACTTGGTCCTGATTAGCTTTTACCGAATCACAAAACACTGAGCATGGTAATTTAAGAATCAGAAGTTCTCTTCTGAATTTCACTCAAGATGgtaagtgttccttgtttgcgaAGGTTTAGTGCTTTTGATCCTTAGGATGCGATAAGCAATGATATGGGGTTTGAGCAGTAATGCCAACTATAAAGTTCTTATTTTTAGTCAACTGAAGAATGGCTCAGATTTTGCATGTGTTGATCTTATATAATTGCCTATCAGAATTCCTCTTGAGCCAGCATTTATTGAAGGAGCCATCCCAACAACAACATACAATGTGGTTAAAGATGAGGAATTTAAAGGAGAAATTCGAGTTGGCCTCACCTTCACTCCTGAGGTA
It includes:
- the LOC113705004 gene encoding elicitor-responsive protein 3-like isoform X2, encoding MPRGTLEVLLVNAKGLEDTDFLNNMDPYVIITCRSQEQKSSVASGQGSQPEWNETFQFTISDSVPELVIKILDSDAGSGDDFVGEAKIPLEPAFIEGAIPTTTYNVVKDEEFKGEIRVGLTFTPEEGYERDSSAQEESYGGWKESSY